In Trichomycterus rosablanca isolate fTriRos1 chromosome 2, fTriRos1.hap1, whole genome shotgun sequence, the genomic window TGAGGGACAAGGTccattttccaaactcagtttctAGTTTTCTGTAGACTGCAATCTCCAGTGTGTTTTTGAAGCTAAAAACAAAGTTCTCGTTCAGTAGAGCCTTCCACAGATCACTGATGCGGGATTTAAACTCTGAGAGTTTCATACTATGAGACTTGGTAGCATTTGTGAAAATAGCTCTCTTTAGCTTCTGAACATTTTCACTGTATGAGGGGTTTGGTGGAGCCATTGGTGGGCTGCCCTCCCAGAGCTGTGCAAAATACTGAACATCATCTTGTACATTGAAAGCAATAACATCACTGAAGCACTCAGCTTCACTGTCTTCCTCTATAGCAGCTAATTTtgtcattttatccagtttttCCTGTAGATGTCTCCTAACCTCCATGTTCTTCTCTCCAGCTGTGATGTCACCAACATTCTGATGGACAAACATACATCTGGGATTTAGTTTGACCTTCATTCTCAGCAAGGCCTGAACAACAATCTGAAGAATCGCCTGCATCTCAGTAGGGTTCTCACCAAATATGTTGATCAAAGTCAGATTTCCAAGACCTACAACAAATGTTGCAAGTTCATTGTCATGACGGTGAGTGGATTTTCCTGCAAGCTCAAGTGCTCTAAAACCTTCTGTATCTACAATAAGAACGTAGTCAAACTTCAGCTGCTCCTTCATCTCCTCTGATACTCTGACCAGCTGCATGAAAGCTCCTCTGGTGCACCTTCCAGCACTGACAGCAAACTGGAGTCCAAACATGGCATTCAGCATGGTGGGTTTTCCAGAGCTCTGAATCCCTAGAACTGACAGAACAAAGACTCTCTGGTCTCCCAGTTTCTTAATGAGTTCATCTAGAACTGCAGAAACCCAAATCAGAGGAACATGAGCAGCATCACCATCCATCAGCTCCATTGGAAGACCAGATTTTATGAGTTCTGCAGCAAGTTTAGGAAGATTGGAGAGGCTTTCTTCAAAGGTTTTCTTACTGGTTTGTATGGACATATTTGACTCATATATCTGACCCATCTCTCTGAAGATGTGTTCCAGACCAAATATTGCTGCATTTAGTTTTTTAGATATCTCTTCAAGTTCTGTTTGCTCAGACTTTATCTTTCCTGATTTATCACGTTTCTTTTTGAGGTCTAAAACCCTTGTCCATGTTTCATTGTACTTGTGATGAAGATCTGAAAGATCATCTGAGGTTTGTTTGTCCAGTAGAATCTCGAgccatttaataaaaaacaaattttcATTTCCTGATAAATAATTCAGTGAGGAAATAAATTTCTTCATAAAGCCTGAGACTCCATTTTCTTGTTGCTGTTCACGgatttgtttcatttgtgtttgtttttcactCTTTTGCATTTCTAAATTGTTTCCTTGAAGTCGATGTGAGTCTTTGTTTATCTgacaccactcataccagagcttCCCTTGACAGGGCAGGTGTGTTTCCTTTAATGTGGATATTTCAATCCCTTCCAGCTGTTTTATTATCTCTAGTGCAGCTTCTTTTCCTTTCCTGCATTCAGGATCATCTTCATCTGTGCTGATCTCATTGTTTTTGTGTAGATTTTCAAGTTTAAAAACAGAAGATGACTTGGACAGACACTCTGTGATGGTTGTTCTGAGGTTCTCAGATACATCTGATTGGTTTCTGTCTTTCAGACCAATTCTGTATATTCTAGTCTTAATCTTACTGACACCTGATTGATCCTCAGAAAGGAGACAGATGAGTGGTTTGGGGTTTTTTACAAGCTTCTGTAGCATCTccttatttctttcatttttaggATCAGATAGAAGAACAACATTTACAGACGACATTTCAGTCAGAATATCCAGTTGTTCTTTACTGGTTTCTGCATCACCGTGTAGATTACAGAAAGCAACACAGTCAGTAAAATGATCAGTTTCCTTTCCAGATGGACAGTACCAAGCAATCTCCACAACTCCATCCATCAGTAGACTGTTTTTAATGCTGCCACGACAGTGTCTGTGGAAGAACGTCTGATGCTTCTCATTGATCAAGCTGTTCATCAGCTGAGACTTGGAAAAGGACACGTCTCCTAACCTGAAGAACGTCACCATTGGAGTTTCTGCTTCATAAACATGCTGGGTTTTACTGATCTTGGTACCAGAAGTGCCAGTGGTTTTCCAACTTTGAATAATATCCTGAAATGTCCACAGAGGAAACTCGATCTTTCCAGTAAATGGATTTGGCACCAGTAGAGGCAGAGCGTACCGACACTGAGAGAGTTTAGTCACTATTAGTTGCTTCAGGAAACTGTCTGAGCAGTGGAACACCGCCATCTGAAGATCCATGGGATGGGTAGGATTTTTTACACTGTCACTATCAAAGGATGAATGTTTTTTGCAGAAAAGTTCATCAAGTTCATCAATTTCTTCTTCATCTGTATCTGCAGAAGGAGGGTCTAAATCAGTGGCTTCTTTTTTGGTGGTGATGTATCTTGCTCTGTAATCCATCATTAACAACCTTTGTAGGAAAGTTTGAACCAGATCTTTTTCTTCACACGGTTCTTGGCAATGTAATGAAAGAGAAGTTAGTTGAAGAACATCTGAGGTTTTCATTTTTAGTTCCTGCTTTTCCAGAAGATGAAGTCTGGTTAAAAGTtgcttcatttgtttattttcttcacATTTTAATCCAGATTCTTCTACTCCAACCTCTGTTTTGTCCATctgtcaaatacatttaaacattttgatcACAGCATATTTAATAAACGTCataattaatgttaattaatttaGTTTGCATCTGGGAATGGAAATCAAAAGTCAAAATTGTCTAATACACTTTTCATAGACATTTTGTGCAGACCTTGAATTTTAATGATCTTGGAAAAATGTTCTTGTTCTGTGCTTGAATAAGTGaaatctttaaataaaaacattataccTCCCATGATGTATACAATCTGTTCCAGTTTGCATCCACTAAAGTTCATGAATCAGCTCTTATTTTGGTTTTGAAAATTAGTACTAATATTTTTGTGATTGGAGCCAATGAGAAATCCAGATTATGTAGAGACTGTAGGATTTTACCATGCACATTATTTAGGTATCAATAATACTGCCATACAGTagatttaataaatgtttatatacagtgaagccagaaattattcatacccctggcaaattttgacttaaagttactttaaTTCAAccagcatttatttttttttgaccGGAAATGAAACAACCGtctcccagaagataataagaccATGTGCAAGAGGCATCGTTGTGGAAAAAAATATTcctcagcttttatttaaatttgaacaaaaagtggcatgtccaaaattattcataccctttgcaaactgtcaaagtctatgggaaaatccaaagttctataccattccaaatagttcaagctgttctaaagcatcctaattaccctgattcattgggaacagctgttttaatcaactcaacaggtgaaaaacagcaGCTCTCTGCAGTTGGTTTCTGGACAGTTATGGCTAAGACAAAGGACCTCACTAAGGACCTGCGGCTGCGCATTGTGGCTGCTCACAAGTCAGGAAAGGGCTATAAGgccatatctaaatgttttcaagttccagtggctacagtgcaaagtattattaaaaatacaagacGTTCCACACTGTGGAAAATCTCAGAGGACGTGGTCGGAAGCCAAAAGTGACACCTgtgctggccaggaggatagtgagagaggtgaaaaaaaatccaaggatcaccaccaaggccatcctggtaaatctgggctctgctggtgacaacgtctcaaggcagacagtccaacggacactgcacactgttgggttccacggacgcagaccaaggaggacgccacttctccagaaaaggcacacaaaagcCCGCTTGGCCTTTGCAAATGCTCATCTAGACAAAGAATTCTGgtcttctgttttatggtcagatgaaacaaaaatttaattgtttggccacaatgatgTATCCCTAATATGGCATAAAAAAggagaagccttcaaccctaagaacatcatccccactgtcaaacatggtggtgggaacctaatgatatgggggtgtttttcagccaatggaccagggaacctaatcacagtaaacggcACCATGAAAAAAGAGCAATTCATCAAGATTcccaacaacaacatcaggcagtCTGCAGAGAAACTTGGACTAGGGCAgcagtggacatttcagcacgacaacgacaccaaacacacagcaaaagtggtGAAAAAATGGTTAGcagacaaaaacattaacgttgTTCAGTGGTCCAGccagagtcctgacttgaatccaatcGGGAATCTGTGAAGGGAGCTTAAGAGCAGGGTGATGGCAAGGAGACCCTCCAACCTGAAATAGTTGGAGCTCATCGCTAAAGATAATTGGGCAAAAATACCAGTGGAGACATGCAAAAAGCTGGTCAGCAATTATAGGAAGTGTTTGATTGCTGTAATAGCCAATAAAGCCTTTTCTATTGATTATtgagaagggtatgaataattttggacatgccactttttgtttaaatgtaaataaaatatttttttccacaatGATGTCTCTTGTACAttgtcttattatcttctgggagacacctgtgtcatttccagtaaaaaaaaaaattgctggttcaattaaagtaactttaagtcaaaatttgccaggaatatgaataatttcgggcttcactgtaaTGGTGCTTGAACCCATGCACACCACACCAGTGCCTTTACAGGGTGAACCACCAGACTTGTTAGGAATAGGACTACAGAGCAATAGACTCAAGAgaggtttaaaaaacaaaaacccacCCGCTTTGGGGAAATGTTTGAGTGGGAAAACTGAGAACAGGGACTGCCAGGGTAAACACTGGCCACCTTCAGTTTCATGAGGAAAGGGGATATTATAACAAAAAGCTTTACCAATAGAAGAGCAGAGCTACATTGGATCAACTAAAAGAGAaaagaattaagggcagctgagagaaagtggaggaaatctaagctcagtggTGATCTTCACTCCTACCacaatctgctgtccaggttctcatctgacgtgactgctgcaaaaacatctttttacaatctgctgctgacccacgtaagctccatgctatcttttcctctcttctaaaccctcctcctcctcccccttctgcctctctcactgctactgactttgcaacattctttcaggaaaagatcgacaaaatcaatcaattcttctctccgactgacccactttcaactgaccctcaacccaccaacacatttaccagcttcaccccactcaccatggatgaggttacacagctcctctcatccagcaatcccactacatgcacacttgaccctataccatccaccatcctcaaagacatctcacaggacctaatcccctccatcacacccatcatcaacaactccctgacatcaggtgttgtccctactgcttttaagaaggctcaggtcattccccttcttaagaaacctacactagacactaaagacattaacaactacagacctgtctcactcctctcttttctatccaaaattcttgaacgtgctgtctataaccaactatctgcctttcttactcagaatgacctccacgatccgtaccagtctggcttcaaggcagcgcattctacagaaacagctcttgtagctgttactgagaagcttcatgcagccaaagcagccaaactgtcatctgtccttattcttcttgacctctctgcagccttcgacacagtgaatcacagcattctcctgaccactctctccaaccttggagtaacaggttcagcatggcaatggatggcctcctacctggaagggcactcctaccaagtgtcatggaggggattcatatctcccccatgcactctctcaaccggtgttcctcagggctctgtacttggcccacttcttttctccatctacacccgctctctgggcaaggtcatagcctcccatggcttctcctaccactcctatgcagataacactcagctcgttctgtcatttcctccttcagacgcaagtctcagctcgcatctcagcatgtctgcaagatatctcacaatggatgtcggctcatcatctaaaacttaatcccagcaagacagagatgttgctcattcctggagatcagtctccaacccaggacctagtcatttctctggatgactcccagatcagaccatctgatgaggtaagaagtcttgttgttgtccttgataaccagctgacattctctcctcatatagccaacatgacaagagcgtGCCGTTTCCttctgtacaacatcaggaagattcgtccatttctctccagggaagctacccagattctggtgcaatcacttgtaatctcacggttggactactgcaactcccttctgactggagctcccatgtccacgattaaacccttacagctcattcaaaatgcagctgcacgtctggtttttaaccaacccaaacactgccacatcaccccactgctacgttctcttcactggcttcctgtagctgcacgcattcagtttaaaacactgacgcttgcctacaaagccaaaaatggaccagccccaagctaccttcatggcctaatcaaaccccgctctgtaccacgcaacctccgagcctctagtctcgctcgacttgatcctccatccaggactaaaggaagacaagcatcaaggctgttctctgttctagcgccgaagtggtggaatgaacttcctctgtctgtccgaacatctgagtctcttgctgtctttaaaaaacaattaaaaacccacctttttactaaacacttaggctgacttgtacttatttactaacattttgttccattcttttccatttccaaaaaaaaaaaggcactttgattctaacaggttttagcagatttatgttcttcgactgttgtttacctaaacttgagaaataaaatgtttactatagaagcacttctgtaagtcgctctggataagagcgtctgctaaatgctgaaaatgtaaatgtaaactaaaaGAAGaaactattcatttatttattttgcaagaGAGAGAAACTTGAAATGAGAGAGAAGGAGGGCGAGAGTAAAAGCTCTCAGCCCTCTACCCAGAATACTGACTGGCTGTATTTTCTCAGCTTGAGACAAAGACCAGCAAGTTCTGACTTCTGTTTGGTCCTCTTTATAGACCTGTGCACAGGTGTGGTGCTGTAGGCCTGATTGCAGACTCACATGTTGACCCCTAGTGGCCAGAGTCTTACTAGCCCCAGGACCAACCCATACAGTTTAAGAGGATAAATAGTATCATTGTGGTCACCTGCTTCTTTACTGTGTATTAAACACATTTCAAACTATTTGTAATTAcgtttatatttacagcattcaacaaatgcttttatccaaagacacTGTGGACACCAAATATAATGCAAGTgaataagggttaagggccccgCTCAGGAGCCAAACAACAGCAGCTTGGAGACAGTTGTGCTttaaacttctgattactaggcccgtgccttaaccactaagctaccactgacaataaaaaaaagatattaATTACTGCAGGAGGCCAGTGCAGgctaaaaattaattaaaatagacTAAGTGCTAATTAATTTGAACACAGTTTACAGCTTACTTTAGATTAGCAGAACATGGAAAAATATCCACATTATTTGGACAAGTCCCATAATTTGTGTGTAGTAAATATAGGTAAACTATTGCTGTCGGTTTGAAATATTtgtagtattattttttttattaaaatcactactattaatatgtataaaataataatacagttattAATGGGGCAACTTTCCAATGGAGCCTATAGTAATGTGCAAACATTTTAGCGGGTGTGAGAAAATGCTGCAAAGCATAAATGCTtcaaaaatacaaccccaaatcagaaagttgggacagtaaagcatttacctctttgtaatgttgctgttccttttcaccactaaaaagaggttttggcactgagaagaccaagtgatttagtgtttcagctttaattttgtctcattctttctgtaaacatgtcttaagatatgcagcagtacggggtcatcattATTTCTCCACcagttctctattggggacaggtcaggactgcaggcaggccaatccagtacctgtaccctctttcttctttttaccttcttcttttttgcacagtaaaacttaagcttgcgcccttggcctttacacactgaaattccttcagatttcttgaatggtttaaagATATTCTGTACTGTAgcgagagaaatatgcaaatcccttccaatctttcattgaggttcattgtttttaaacatttcaatcattttctcacacattttttttttctttttttgtgtttttttcattttttattttaactttacttatctttttatatattttgtttatttgataaGGCAACTTAGTAAAGCTGTGCCCTCTCGAAACATGCTAGTAGAGAGAGTCTTGGTCTGCTTTGTTTACACCCGGGATCAGCTGATCGCACTGAAGAAGGCTGAGCTTTGGAGAAGGA contains:
- the LOC134335534 gene encoding interferon-induced very large GTPase 1-like; this encodes MDKTEVGVEESGLKCEENKQMKQLLTRLHLLEKQELKMKTSDVLQLTSLSLHCQEPCEEKDLVQTFLQRLLMMDYRARYITTKKEATDLDPPSADTDEEEIDELDELFCKKHSSFDSDSVKNPTHPMDLQMAVFHCSDSFLKQLIVTKLSQCRYALPLLVPNPFTGKIEFPLWTFQDIIQSWKTTGTSGTKISKTQHVYEAETPMVTFFRLGDVSFSKSQLMNSLINEKHQTFFHRHCRGSIKNSLLMDGVVEIAWYCPSGKETDHFTDCVAFCNLHGDAETSKEQLDILTEMSSVNVVLLSDPKNERNKEMLQKLVKNPKPLICLLSEDQSGVSKIKTRIYRIGLKDRNQSDVSENLRTTITECLSKSSSVFKLENLHKNNEISTDEDDPECRKGKEAALEIIKQLEGIEISTLKETHLPCQGKLWYEWCQINKDSHRLQGNNLEMQKSEKQTQMKQIREQQQENGVSGFMKKFISSLNYLSGNENLFFIKWLEILLDKQTSDDLSDLHHKYNETWTRVLDLKKKRDKSGKIKSEQTELEEISKKLNAAIFGLEHIFREMGQIYESNMSIQTSKKTFEESLSNLPKLAAELIKSGLPMELMDGDAAHVPLIWVSAVLDELIKKLGDQRVFVLSVLGIQSSGKPTMLNAMFGLQFAVSAGRCTRGAFMQLVRVSEEMKEQLKFDYVLIVDTEGFRALELAGKSTHRHDNELATFVVGLGNLTLINIFGENPTEMQAILQIVVQALLRMKVKLNPRCMFVHQNVGDITAGEKNMEVRRHLQEKLDKMTKLAAIEEDSEAECFSDVIAFNVQDDVQYFAQLWEGSPPMAPPNPSYSENVQKLKRAIFTNATKSHSMKLSEFKSRISDLWKALLNENFVFSFKNTLEIAVYRKLETEFGKWTLSLKSAMLEHEEKLHSKIKNRELQKIENKDLYAHMKTTKEVVEKSMKCYFEKDKDKDILIQWKVRCEQRIKQLLEDLVKNAKTNLNDFLQQQKARETFDHKKTEYDEKLFNMSKALALQLKSTETDERVLRQEFDKVWNKWVSDLTQDTPVEKPFDVWEDVIQILSEGNEQAAVYERISQEDYTKIHRLGDYSCYILKTIKIIPFEDQESVRNLINNVIQESENLIKKICSKITGLGYKKSYIQEITDDVKHKVEKYHSENKTIKLKKEFTLDLCLYVCKLANPEFTKIHQQFLDQNDVRKYLEKQKPQYYSVFQNYCRGATTTTVFGELVYNNLVPAILEAAYNKTAIDLTSQMRSDMPEFNGNRSQLEKHILKSLAEQENFEKYMEYINRPKKHFEQFITENVDKYITENNSEVLNILKGNLKHKEQKVMNAVNITTEEVKNSSGDANMWLRSLKNLLTDELNLKEITCTGLEEITDLDLLQQVVCEGLTKMMSEQQKSFSSVTDINMEKFRKKPDEILIEHLCKCCWVQCPFCKAICTNTMEDHDGDHSVPFHRVDGIIGWYYRYTTNLSADICTTLVQSDKYFNPHHGTDDLVPCKKYRTAGGEYAKWSITPDNSELPYWKWFVCRFKTDLEKYYSKTFQGHGKIPSAWRNCTKKEAIQFR